The window GTCACCAAAGGATCAACATAGCGATCCATTACCTTCACatcaaaaacaaagttaaataaataaagtaattCTACTCTGAGACTCCTTTCAGATACATTAGGACAAAAGATAAGATGCTAGAAATCCCTCGCCCAAGAAAGTGTAATAGTGATGATCATTAGAAAGTCTAACCTCATCCAAATCCTCAAAGGTGTCATCCCCAATTTTTAGAGTCTTCCCAATACGAAGTAAACTTGTAATGTCTTTGTGCTCCTTTCCACCTTCAACAATGTCCTTGTGGGCATAAACCCCGTCATAAACTTTAAGAGTCAGTGTTAAGTAAGATGGCCCACGAGAACTAGGACGAATGATGCTTTCCCCAGGATCCTTGTCAGATAAAAACTGTAAAGGAGAACAGTGATGATAATAAAATAATCAGTTGTTATGAACATTAAAAGAAATTTTAATGGAATGAGCAACACTTAATCGAAAATAATATGAGCACAATGCAAAACTTTGATTAAAAGAAAAGATCACAGCAGGATATTGCACATTTAACAACATCAAAAAGCTTATATATTAGGTAATTGATAAAGAGAATTGGTTTAAACTGAATAGTTGCAAAAACCCAAAATTACTTCATTAAAGCCTACTTTTCAATATTGATGTAAACAATACAGCAGAAAACGTCAATTACAATAAAATAACATGCACCAGAAATTTATCATGATTCACGAGTAAATTGCACCGATGGTCAATGAAGTTGGAGTAAGTTTTAAAAAGGCTATTCACACCATTTTGTTTCAAGAAATTCAttgaacttttatttttatttcattaataCCATTCTGACCAATTCAGACAGAAACGTCAACGGAATAGTGACTTTGACAGCCACATTGTAAAGAACGTACTTTTACATACAACATGAtagccaaaaaaaataaaaaatacatattttgGTTGTCACGTAGCAGATTCAACCAGCTAAattaagtaaaataaaaaatgcaaatTGTTTTTGCCATGCCACTTGTAAATGTTTGTCATTTCCTATTTTTATGGAAACGTCGGCAACGTGGTTATCACATCACTATTCCAATGATTTTTCCATCTGAAATGGCAAgatgactttattgaaataaaaaggaAAGTTCAATGACTTCATCGAAACAAAATACTCCCtctatttcattttaattgaagtttaagGGTTCTACACAAATATTAAGCAACCTATTAATTAGCTTAAAAAGTAGTTAACAATTATCATATTAGCCTCATGCAATTAATACTTAAATTTCTCTACAAATGTCTTTCCTTTTATCATATGAGGACAAAGTTGGGAAAAACACATTTAATGCTCATTGAGCAGTGTAAATCGTCAAATAAATTGAAGCAAATGTTTTTCTTCAATAGGACAATTATAATGAAACGGAGAGAGTAAAGTCTAGTGACCTTTGTGAAACTTGCCCCAAACTTCAATGACAAGGTCAGAAGTGAAAGGGGAAATGACTTGCAAAGTCTCCTAGGGATCTATTGACATTTTCTCTGTTCAACAAGAAAAAAGTTTACACAAGTTTGCCTTGTCTAGTAAAATGAGCAAACTGTAAACCTCAAGGCTCCATACCTAGCTGTATGAAAGAATATAACTAATAGCCTATGGGTTACTATTTATATGCTGAATGATCTTTGAAAAAATTCTTGATTTCCAGACTAAACCATATAAAATCAAGAATTCAACTCAATTACAACGGAATTATAGTATAATCAAGAAGAAAGAACTAAATACCTCCATCGCTTCATCAGCAGTTATATTCTGAAATCGAGGATGAACAATCATCCTATGCTTCAAATGTTTCTTAGGAAGAGTTTCCTTTGCGTTCTCCAATATACCCGCCTACAATCAAATACAATGAGAGAATTAAACCACCATGAAAGCAAATTATCAACTCTAATCCATGCACACTCACAATTTTAACTACAGACAAGTATGATCCAAGAGTCTCGGCGCTAAGCCCAAACTTGCTTGCAACTTCCCACAGGCCAGCCTTGCTGCAGATGCTATATTGAGATTTCCTTCCGGGCCTCTTATACTGTCGTTCATCCACACCTACCTCACCACCAGGAGGGCAATGCAAATTGAACTTCCATTCACTAGATTCTAACTGCTGTTTGCGGCGTGAAAGGAGCTCATTAACATCACCAAATAGCTCCCGAGCTTCCTGCAAAGATGATGTTGTAACTCCTGGTGCCTGCCACTTTTTTCTCTTCAGTTTCCACGGTCTGCAAATGTTCATATCAATTGGATTTGGAAGAGAGTTTCCATGTAGGACAGAGAAGCATGCAACATGAGCAATGGAAACCATACCTCATTGGAGCTCCACTTTCATCAACCTCTTCATCCACAATAAAATCTGCCATTGCCATATCATCTTCCTCTTCTGCTGGCTCCTCTTCAGCATCATCTTCAAGAGCAACTCCTATAACATTACCATAAGTTATTACTAAACCACGATGTGAAATTTACTAAgattgataatatatatatatatatatatgcatgtatATTTAATACATACCTTCATCATCACCAAATAAGGATAGCTTGAGTTTCTCCTCGGCCGTTCGCTCTCCTTTACCAGTTCCATCAACCTCCTCATCAGAAAGCCCAAAGTGGTCCTCACCAGAATCCCTATGAGCTTTTTTCAACCGCTTAAATTTTTTGCTATCCTGAAGTTGACACAGAAAACTCCTTATAACTACAAAGAGCATTTGAACAAAAAAGTAATAtcaaagagggataaaagatgCAAT is drawn from Euphorbia lathyris chromosome 9, ddEupLath1.1, whole genome shotgun sequence and contains these coding sequences:
- the LOC136206659 gene encoding transcription elongation factor SPT6 homolog; this translates as MGRNEEDEVEFEDQVMESVDEEEEEEGQDEYEKDDFIVDDVEEEVDEEERADSNEERHKKKKKKKRESEDVLDEDDYELLRDNNAYHPRPKDSKKFKRLKKAHRDSGEDHFGLSDEEVDGTGKGERTAEEKLKLSLFGDDEGVALEDDAEEEPAEEEDDMAMADFIVDEEVDESGAPMRPWKLKRKKWQAPGVTTSSLQEARELFGDVNELLSRRKQQLESSEWKFNLHCPPGGEVGVDERQYKRPGRKSQYSICSKAGLWEVASKFGLSAETLGSYLSVVKIAGILENAKETLPKKHLKHRMIVHPRFQNITADEAMEFLSDKDPGESIIRPSSRGPSYLTLTLKVYDGVYAHKDIVEGGKEHKDITSLLRIGKTLKIGDDTFEDLDEVMDRYVDPLVTHLKSMLSYRKFRRGTKAEIDEQLRIEKADYPTRILYSFGISHEHPGTFILTYIRSANPHHEFVGLYPKGFKFRKRMFEDIDRLVAYFQRHTLHQSFDRVRSSGQSSRTGRKEYKNGSNRDGHQSGIPRPYGGRGHGCRGNNTGNDRQDSGFDNKNSR